A genomic segment from Eisenibacter elegans DSM 3317 encodes:
- a CDS encoding S-adenosylmethionine:tRNA ribosyltransferase-isomerase, with the protein MPSIPKISLADYTYHLPDERIAQHPVTPRDSAKLLCYKGGAISHHRFSALPDLLPSEVMLVFNDTKVIPARLFFQKPTGALIELLLLSPLQPTDMQQAMSTTDETVWKVMVGNKKRWPESLSLSMTLTHTTLEARWHNREQNEVSLRWASTGLPFAAVVQEAGRLPLPPYLKREAEATDYERYQTVYAKAEGAVAAPTAGLHFTPEVMQQLAAKGIAQGFVTLHVGAGTFQPIQETHQGDVAQHPMHNEAIVVSQAQLAALLQYPEGLIPVGTTAMRSLESLYWFGVQLLDQQGQGIFHIPQLWAYTRSQQPLPSAQEALKAVQIYMQAQNLTQLQGYTEIMIMPGYQMRLCRGLITNYHQPQTTLILLVAALIGQDWRKVYQTALDNDYRFLSYGDSSLLLPRG; encoded by the coding sequence ATGCCCTCCATTCCAAAAATTAGCCTAGCTGATTATACCTATCATCTGCCTGACGAGCGTATTGCGCAGCACCCTGTTACCCCGCGTGATAGTGCCAAGTTGTTGTGTTACAAAGGCGGAGCCATCAGCCACCACCGTTTTAGCGCCCTTCCCGACTTGCTGCCCTCCGAGGTGATGTTGGTTTTTAACGATACCAAGGTCATTCCTGCACGGCTTTTTTTCCAAAAGCCTACCGGAGCTTTGATAGAGTTGTTGTTGTTGTCGCCGCTCCAGCCTACGGATATGCAACAAGCAATGAGCACTACTGACGAAACTGTGTGGAAAGTGATGGTAGGCAACAAGAAACGTTGGCCGGAGTCACTCAGCCTTTCAATGACCCTAACACACACCACGCTCGAAGCCCGTTGGCACAACCGCGAGCAAAACGAGGTATCTCTCCGTTGGGCTTCCACGGGTTTGCCCTTTGCTGCTGTCGTACAGGAGGCAGGCAGGCTGCCACTGCCTCCTTATCTCAAACGAGAAGCCGAAGCTACAGACTATGAGCGTTACCAAACCGTTTATGCCAAGGCCGAAGGTGCTGTAGCAGCCCCCACTGCCGGTCTACACTTCACACCCGAAGTGATGCAACAGTTGGCCGCCAAAGGCATTGCTCAGGGCTTTGTAACCCTCCATGTGGGCGCGGGTACATTTCAACCTATCCAAGAAACACACCAAGGCGATGTAGCTCAACACCCTATGCACAACGAGGCCATCGTTGTTTCGCAAGCGCAGCTAGCGGCCCTACTACAGTACCCTGAAGGCCTTATACCGGTAGGAACTACGGCCATGCGTTCTCTCGAAAGCCTCTACTGGTTTGGCGTACAATTGCTTGACCAACAAGGGCAAGGCATCTTTCACATCCCCCAACTTTGGGCCTATACCCGCAGCCAACAACCGCTTCCTAGCGCTCAAGAGGCGCTCAAGGCTGTCCAGATTTATATGCAAGCCCAAAATCTAACACAGCTCCAAGGGTATACTGAGATAATGATTATGCCCGGCTACCAAATGCGGCTCTGCCGAGGCTTGATTACCAACTATCACCAACCACAAACCACCCTCATACTCCTCGTAGCTGCGCTGATAGGCCAAGACTGGCGCAAAGTCTACCAAACGGCGCTCGATAACGACTACCGCTTTTTGAGCTATGGAGATTCTTCGTTGTTGTTGCCAAGAGGTTGA
- the rsmG gene encoding 16S rRNA (guanine(527)-N(7))-methyltransferase RsmG yields MNPTVALIEKYFPELTDSQKAHFERLGSLYQDWNQKINVVSRKDVDLLYERHVLHSLAIAKVMGFKPMAEVMDLGTGGGFPGIPLAILFPETRFLMVDSIGKKVKVVEEVIEGLGLKNARALHERSENVDQYFDFVVTRAVAPLETLVYWTRDKFAQMYNHPLKNGIISLKGGDLAEEIKACRKPCKVWEISDFFEESFFETKKVVYTQMIK; encoded by the coding sequence ATGAACCCAACGGTCGCGTTGATAGAAAAATATTTCCCCGAACTTACTGACAGTCAAAAAGCGCATTTTGAGCGCCTCGGGAGCTTGTATCAAGATTGGAACCAGAAAATCAATGTGGTTTCGCGCAAAGATGTAGATTTGCTCTATGAGCGCCATGTACTTCATTCGTTGGCTATTGCCAAGGTAATGGGCTTTAAGCCTATGGCCGAAGTGATGGATTTGGGCACGGGCGGAGGCTTTCCGGGTATACCTTTGGCTATTTTATTTCCCGAAACCCGCTTTTTGATGGTCGACTCTATCGGCAAGAAGGTCAAAGTAGTCGAGGAAGTGATAGAAGGGCTTGGGCTGAAGAATGCCCGTGCCCTGCACGAGCGCTCTGAGAATGTAGACCAATATTTTGATTTCGTGGTTACGCGGGCAGTGGCTCCTCTCGAAACCTTGGTGTATTGGACTCGCGACAAGTTTGCTCAGATGTACAACCACCCCCTCAAAAACGGCATCATCAGCCTCAAAGGCGGTGATTTGGCCGAAGAAATCAAGGCTTGTCGCAAGCCCTGTAAAGTCTGGGAGATTAGTGATTTTTTTGAGGAATCATTTTTCGAGACCAAGAAGGTAGTTTATACCCAAATGATTAAATAA
- a CDS encoding NfeD family protein: MMLYTLFTHPLLLQQLTWADQNLPMLYWWVAIGCTGFLVLHITLSGMLGIDLDYDFDFDIGDLDLGDVSLSAFITLFAIMGWAGYLGYQMTSFSHAGIVGVSGTAGVLGFVAAVWLHNRLKALEQTGNVELQNAIGQIGSVYLTIPQGGEGQIQIVVQGKLMTLDARCDEATLPTGEQVIVYAIEEDKLIVGPYQTLINS, translated from the coding sequence ATGATGCTCTACACTTTATTTACCCACCCACTTTTGCTCCAGCAACTGACTTGGGCCGACCAAAACCTACCTATGCTTTATTGGTGGGTCGCCATAGGCTGTACAGGCTTCTTGGTACTACATATCACCCTAAGCGGGATGTTGGGCATTGACCTCGACTATGACTTTGACTTCGATATTGGCGACCTCGATTTGGGCGATGTCTCTCTTTCTGCCTTCATTACACTTTTTGCCATCATGGGCTGGGCTGGCTACTTGGGCTACCAAATGACCAGTTTTTCACACGCCGGCATCGTAGGGGTGTCAGGTACTGCCGGAGTGCTGGGTTTTGTGGCGGCAGTTTGGCTACACAATCGCCTCAAAGCACTGGAACAAACCGGGAATGTCGAACTACAAAACGCCATTGGCCAAATTGGCAGTGTATACCTGACCATCCCCCAAGGCGGAGAAGGACAGATACAAATTGTCGTACAAGGCAAACTAATGACCCTCGATGCCCGATGCGACGAAGCCACCCTGCCCACTGGTGAGCAGGTCATCGTCTATGCGATTGAAGAAGATAAACTCATCGTAGGCCCTTATCAGACATTGATTAATTCATAA
- a CDS encoding flotillin family protein, whose protein sequence is MEYLFSTIGVSIGILFLLTLFLLSRYKRCPSNKVLVIYGNVGKGRSARCVHGGGAFILPVIQDWQFLNLNPIPIEIDLRGALSKQNIRINTPSTFTVAISTKPEIMLNAAERLLSLDESEIKTQALDIIIGQLRLVIATLTIEEINQDREQFLSLINKHVATELNKIGLELINVNIKDITDESGYLEAIGKKAAAEAINVARVEVAQQERSGAIGETKALREKEVEVASELAAADEGRKEADSKKRIAIAELEAQAIEGENISKARVVEYNATLAEKSAEARRRSEVAEATAKREILENQKATEQARLEKDEIIHKEVQKRKQEIDAEAEAERVRRIAKGEADAALLKYNAEAEGLQKLLEAKANGYKEILNACEGDTNAAAILLLIEKLESLVAKQTEAIANLKIDKITVWEGGGEQNGNATTNFVRNFINTLPPMHELAQQVGIELPQFLGNINPQDLQKALEVSTKANGRKRKQTESSEKAETIEE, encoded by the coding sequence ATGGAATACCTGTTCAGTACCATCGGCGTTAGTATTGGCATTCTCTTCCTACTAACCCTTTTTTTGCTATCCCGCTACAAACGTTGCCCCTCCAACAAAGTGTTAGTCATCTACGGAAATGTAGGCAAAGGCCGTAGCGCCCGCTGCGTACACGGTGGCGGCGCTTTCATATTGCCCGTCATCCAAGATTGGCAGTTCCTCAACCTCAATCCTATCCCCATCGAAATAGATTTGCGTGGGGCGCTCTCTAAGCAAAATATTCGTATCAATACGCCCAGTACTTTTACGGTCGCTATTTCTACTAAGCCCGAAATTATGCTCAATGCTGCCGAGCGATTGCTTAGCTTAGACGAGAGCGAAATCAAAACTCAAGCACTTGACATCATCATAGGGCAGCTGCGATTAGTGATTGCCACCCTGACCATCGAAGAAATCAACCAAGACCGTGAGCAGTTTCTGTCACTTATCAACAAACACGTAGCTACTGAGCTCAACAAAATCGGGCTAGAGCTTATCAATGTTAATATAAAAGACATTACCGATGAATCTGGTTACCTCGAAGCCATCGGCAAAAAGGCCGCCGCCGAAGCCATCAACGTCGCCAGAGTAGAAGTAGCCCAACAAGAGCGTAGCGGTGCCATTGGCGAAACCAAGGCCCTACGAGAGAAAGAAGTGGAGGTGGCTTCCGAATTGGCCGCCGCTGATGAAGGACGAAAAGAGGCTGACTCTAAAAAACGTATCGCCATCGCCGAGCTAGAAGCCCAAGCTATCGAAGGAGAAAATATCTCCAAAGCCCGTGTGGTAGAATACAACGCTACCCTGGCCGAGAAATCTGCCGAAGCCCGCCGACGTAGTGAAGTAGCCGAGGCAACAGCCAAACGCGAAATCCTCGAAAATCAAAAAGCTACCGAACAAGCTCGCCTCGAAAAAGACGAAATTATCCACAAGGAAGTCCAAAAACGCAAACAAGAAATTGATGCCGAAGCCGAAGCCGAGCGTGTCCGCCGTATCGCCAAAGGGGAGGCCGATGCCGCATTGCTTAAATACAACGCGGAAGCAGAGGGTCTTCAAAAACTCCTCGAAGCAAAGGCCAACGGGTATAAAGAAATTCTCAACGCCTGTGAAGGCGATACCAATGCTGCTGCCATTTTACTCTTGATTGAAAAGCTCGAATCCCTCGTAGCCAAACAAACCGAGGCCATTGCCAACCTCAAAATCGACAAAATCACGGTTTGGGAAGGCGGTGGCGAGCAAAATGGCAATGCTACGACCAACTTCGTCCGCAACTTTATCAACACACTCCCCCCAATGCACGAGCTAGCACAGCAAGTCGGGATAGAGCTGCCCCAATTCTTGGGCAATATCAACCCCCAAGACCTACAAAAAGCGCTTGAAGTTAGCACTAAGGCCAACGGACGAAAACGCAAACAAACCGAAAGCTCTGAAAAAGCCGAAACAATAGAAGAGTAA
- a CDS encoding N-acyl-D-amino-acid deacylase family protein, with translation MSKTSTLIQNGIYFDGLGNPGRKADLLIKDGKVAQVADYIPPPEGVNILKADGLWVTPGFLDIHTHYDAEVEVLPGLEESVRHGVTTVVFGNCSLSSAVGTEDDIINLFSRVENMPTDILQSWVRNKITWKTTREYYEHLDSLPVGPNIATFIGHSNLRIATMGLERSLTIHKANKAEIEKMKGTVQEAMEAGYLGLSIDMLPLHRMALGEFKGVSVPSQQAHFSEYIKLASVVRKYNRVLQATPNALDKRSAALLFLMSMGVFRKRLSTTIVAALDVKSDPKIHKVATGLATVFNNVFRTDVRWQALAEPFLNYADGAISPLFEEFPSAAKAIGMNSEERKAMYADPSFREWFKKDWNHKGPAVFHRRLDDMWVVKSPETGQEGRSVADLAAERKQDPLDFFMDMVAKYDQDFRWKSAVANHREEKRIKLLAHKTTIPGFNDSGAHNVNMAFYDGSLQTLKQAQKYPHVMSIETAIHRMTKMAADWLGIDAGALRVGDRADLAILDPTQLASGLSEPIEHHDPRLGGTMRLVKRSDKVMKHVMVKGELLFSEGQFAQDLGQRQYGQLLRSTRR, from the coding sequence ATGAGCAAGACAAGTACACTCATCCAAAACGGAATCTATTTCGATGGCTTAGGCAACCCCGGTCGTAAAGCCGATTTATTAATCAAAGACGGAAAAGTCGCTCAAGTAGCCGACTATATCCCCCCACCCGAAGGTGTAAACATACTCAAGGCCGATGGCCTGTGGGTTACCCCGGGGTTTCTTGACATACACACACATTATGATGCTGAGGTCGAAGTATTGCCCGGGCTAGAAGAGTCCGTAAGGCACGGTGTAACGACGGTCGTCTTCGGAAACTGCTCCCTGTCCAGCGCTGTCGGTACCGAAGACGATATCATTAACCTATTTAGTAGGGTCGAAAACATGCCCACTGATATCTTACAAAGCTGGGTGCGCAACAAAATCACTTGGAAAACTACCCGCGAATATTATGAACATCTCGATAGCTTACCTGTAGGCCCTAATATCGCTACCTTCATCGGGCACTCTAATCTCCGTATTGCGACCATGGGCCTAGAACGAAGCCTTACTATCCACAAAGCCAACAAAGCCGAAATAGAAAAAATGAAAGGCACCGTACAAGAGGCTATGGAAGCAGGATACCTTGGGCTTTCTATAGATATGTTGCCGCTGCATCGTATGGCATTAGGGGAATTCAAAGGGGTATCAGTGCCTTCGCAACAGGCGCACTTTAGTGAATATATTAAATTGGCTTCCGTTGTGCGCAAGTACAACCGTGTTTTGCAGGCTACCCCCAATGCCCTCGACAAACGCTCGGCGGCCTTGTTGTTCCTAATGAGTATGGGTGTTTTTCGCAAACGACTGAGTACCACAATCGTAGCTGCACTAGACGTAAAATCAGACCCAAAAATCCATAAAGTAGCAACCGGCCTAGCAACAGTTTTCAACAATGTCTTTCGTACAGATGTACGCTGGCAAGCCCTAGCCGAACCTTTTCTCAATTATGCTGATGGAGCCATCAGCCCACTTTTCGAAGAATTCCCTTCCGCAGCAAAAGCCATTGGAATGAATAGTGAAGAACGTAAGGCGATGTACGCCGACCCTTCCTTCCGTGAATGGTTCAAAAAAGACTGGAATCACAAAGGCCCTGCCGTATTTCATCGCCGCTTAGACGATATGTGGGTCGTCAAATCCCCAGAAACAGGCCAAGAAGGGCGATCTGTCGCCGATTTAGCCGCCGAGCGTAAACAAGACCCCCTTGACTTTTTTATGGATATGGTGGCTAAGTATGACCAAGACTTTCGATGGAAGAGCGCCGTGGCAAATCATCGAGAGGAAAAGCGGATCAAACTATTGGCACACAAAACGACCATACCAGGATTCAATGACTCCGGCGCACATAACGTCAATATGGCTTTTTATGATGGCTCACTCCAAACCCTCAAACAAGCACAGAAGTACCCGCATGTCATGTCTATCGAAACAGCCATTCATCGTATGACTAAGATGGCTGCTGACTGGCTGGGCATCGACGCAGGAGCCTTACGGGTTGGAGATCGCGCCGACTTGGCTATTCTCGACCCTACACAGTTAGCCTCAGGGCTTAGTGAACCCATCGAACATCACGACCCAAGGCTCGGCGGCACAATGCGTCTCGTCAAACGCTCAGATAAGGTAATGAAGCATGTGATGGTCAAAGGAGAGTTGCTATTTAGTGAAGGGCAGTTTGCTCAAGACTTAGGGCAACGTCAATACGGCCAACTACTCCGATCTACTAGGCGTTAG